One Bombus pyrosoma isolate SC7728 linkage group LG9, ASM1482585v1, whole genome shotgun sequence genomic window carries:
- the LOC122570924 gene encoding zinc finger protein 610-like gives MMNKECPSCRQIINTSRTRLVKDNCGHIKCRMCLIYEEQGCKICINEHCIQNIGNYDCSPSEKKILDNASTSDKGNICNDVLPLELVINKNSKLKTNNIELISVDYINNYELYSEDVFNKTKEIHKSSTTEIKNNVVSNKLYISNIESNNILLNVYPHLSNNVVVKSPSNKTSEIFNGEVKTECSKKEKLKSKSIKCHDRNHITVIPGTPEKYKCNICSKIFRNKKGKCYHDACITGVKPYQCSFCDRSFIKRSHFEYHERIHRGYKPYKCNLCDKAFPQQNKLNRHMYSHGEKQFTCPKCDKRYSKQDDLKNHLNAHNGTSTYSCKACEKTFRMLTNLKRHLKTHSNERPYVCDQCNKSFKDKSLLIRHKKIHGKDRPFSCAHCSRVFLSKSELRRHLTVHSDEKPFSCKFCETVFRRKDNLHRHIRHHHPESPSFSNNKIQSTILETEIKLTKAKQLNSKQKQTTKKTQKIASNLLPKTPTKVSVVCISSCDQISSRLDSMGNITPVIRTTNEVSNAVSVINGPINIKKLDDKSDTKKKTFTYTEPIPLAEAVVINKRIEEKLYPQNASSHNYFLRNCLNCTDKTYPAFLNQISRTNSNQ, from the exons atgATGAACAAAGAATGTCCAAGTTGtagacaaataataaatacatcaCGTACAAGACTTGTGAAAGATAATTGCGGACACATTAAATGTCGTATGTGTTTAATATATGAAGAACAAGGttgcaaaatttgtataaatgagcattgtatacaaaatatcggGAATTATG ATTGCTCTCCTtcagagaaaaagatattagaTAATGCTTCTACTTCTGATAAAGGTAATATATGTAATGACGTATTACCCTTGGaattagttattaataaaaattccaaactcaaaacaaataatattgaattgaTTTCTGtcgattatataaataactatgaattatattctgaagatgtatttaataaaacaaaagagatACATAAATCTTCTACAACAGAGATTAAAAACAATGTCGTGTCAAACaaactatatatttcaaacatagAATCGAACAATATACTTCTAAATGTGTATCCACATCTAAGTAATAATGTAGTAGTAAAATCACCTAGCAATAAAACatcagaaatttttaatggg gAAGTTAAAACAGAATGTTCAAAAAAAGAGAAGTTAAAAAGTAAATCAATAAAATGTCATGATCGTAATCATATTACTGTGATACCAGGGACACCAGAAAAGTATAAATGCAATATATGtagtaaaatttttcgaaacaagaaaggaaaatgttaTCATGATGCTTGTATAACTGGTGTTAAACCTTATCAATGTTCTTTTTGTGATAGAAGTTTCATTAAAAGGTCTCATTTTGAATATCATGAAAGAATTCACAGAGGATACAAACCATATAAATGTAATCTTTGTGACAAAGCATTTCCTCAGCAAAATAAGCTTAATAGGCACATGTATTCACAtg ggGAAAAACAATTTACATGTCCTAAATGtgataaaagatattccaaacaagatgatttaaaaaatcactTAAATGCACATAATGGAACATCCACATATTCTTGTAAAGCATGTGAAAAAACTTTCAGGATGTTAACCAATTTAAAACGTCATCTAAAAACACATTCTA atGAAAGACCATATGTATGTGATCAATGCAATAAAAGCTTCAAAGATAAATCATTGTTAATTCGTCATAAAAAGATACATGGAAAAGATAGACCATTCTCATGTGCACACTGTAGTAGagtatttttatctaaaagtGAATTAAGACGTCATTTGACAGTTCATTCAG atgaGAAACCATTTTCTTGCAAATTCTGTGAAACTGTGTTTAGAAGGAAAGATAATTTACACAGACATATTAGACATCATCATCCAGAAAGTCCAtcttttagtaataataagaTACAGAGTACAATTCTTGAAaccgaaataaaattaacaaaagcCAAACAGTTGAATTCTAAACAAAAACAAACGACAAAAAAGACACAAAAAATTGCTTCTAATTTATTACCAAAAACTCCAACTAAAGTATCAGTGGTTTGCATAAGTTCATGTGACCAAATCAGTTCTAGATTAGATTCAATGGGTAACATCACACCTGTTATAAGAACTACCAATGAAGTGAGTAATGCAGTTTCTGTTATTAATGGaccaattaatattaaaaaactagATGATAAGTCTGATACCAAAAAAAAGACATTTACGTATACAGAACCAATACCTCTTGCTGAAGCAGtggtaataaataaacgtattgAGGAAAAGTTATACCCACAAAATGCGTCAAgtcataattattttcttagaaattgtTTGAATTGTACAGATAAAACATATCCTGcctttttaaatcaaatttctcGCACAAATTCTAACCAGTAG